Proteins found in one Solitalea lacus genomic segment:
- a CDS encoding peroxiredoxin: MAVLVGKKAPKFIAPAVINGEEIVEDFSLEQYIGKKHVLFFFYPKDFTFVCPTELHAFQEKLAEFEKRNVAVVACSTDTEQSHWGWLQVPKKQGGIEGITYPLVADTTKAISTNFGVLAGEYEYTEEGYLTANGPMIAYRGLFLIDKEGVVRHQIVNDLPLGRNVDEAIRMVDALQYFEEKGEVCPANWKQGEKAMNATFSGVASYFSEN; encoded by the coding sequence ATGGCAGTATTAGTTGGAAAAAAGGCTCCTAAATTTATTGCTCCTGCTGTTATAAACGGCGAGGAGATTGTTGAAGATTTTTCATTAGAACAATACATTGGTAAGAAACACGTTTTGTTTTTCTTTTACCCTAAAGATTTCACATTCGTTTGTCCTACAGAACTACACGCATTCCAAGAGAAATTGGCAGAATTTGAGAAACGTAATGTTGCAGTTGTTGCTTGCTCAACTGACACTGAGCAATCACACTGGGGATGGTTACAGGTTCCTAAAAAACAAGGCGGTATCGAAGGTATCACCTATCCGTTAGTTGCTGATACCACCAAAGCAATCTCTACTAATTTTGGTGTTTTAGCTGGCGAATACGAATATACAGAAGAAGGTTATTTAACTGCTAACGGCCCAATGATTGCCTATCGTGGTTTATTCTTAATTGACAAAGAAGGCGTTGTTCGTCACCAAATTGTAAACGACTTACCATTAGGCCGTAATGTTGACGAAGCAATTCGTATGGTAGATGCGTTACAATACTTTGAAGAAAAAGGTGAAGTTTGTCCTGCAAACTGGAAGCAAGGTGAAAAAGCAATGAACGCTACATTCAGCGGTGTTGCTTCATACTTCTCAGAAAACTAA
- a CDS encoding thioredoxin family protein codes for MAVVVSTDQDFKDTLTSNGKVIVKYYADWCGSCKLFSPKFKRLSNDERFSEITFLDVNAEENETARKLAGVDNLPFFATFNNGELVESSASSKEEVVVKMIENLIAQ; via the coding sequence ATGGCAGTAGTTGTAAGTACCGACCAAGATTTTAAAGATACGTTAACCTCCAATGGTAAAGTTATAGTAAAGTATTATGCCGATTGGTGTGGCTCATGCAAATTGTTTTCGCCTAAATTTAAACGTTTATCTAATGATGAGCGCTTTTCTGAAATAACCTTTTTGGATGTTAACGCCGAGGAAAATGAAACAGCTCGCAAACTTGCGGGTGTGGATAATTTACCATTCTTTGCTACTTTTAATAATGGAGAATTGGTAGAGAGTTCGGCAAGTTCAAAAGAAGAAGTTGTTGTAAAAATGATTGAAAACCTAATTGCTCAATAA
- a CDS encoding SusD/RagB family nutrient-binding outer membrane lipoprotein, which yields MKSTIKKIAVLMIALSTISASCTSDFEELNKDPNRIDKISPGTLLNPIIYNLASFNTARSDDFTFELMQVALPYPSASGGVHRYNVSEAAGNSTWKTYYQWLVNTKEMLAAAESSQDNNYKAIALTLNSWIYSLLTDCFGDVPMDEAARGDELIFQPKFNKQQEIYTKILTDLETANGLFDVSKKMSYGVDILYANDVLKWQKFCNSLRLRLLLRVSKRAEMNSFIKMAAIINDAAKYPVFTKNDDAAILKITGVTPNVSPWGRAIDFTTSVSAGAFFIDNLNNFKDPRLVKLNTQAKSTDGKTTIGYKGIPSGYAGNESQFKYQPSNLNIALVTAPMISVIMSYAEVEFIKAELAQQGKTSGDAKSHYEKGVKAAIEQWGAVMPADYFTNAETLIYTAYDGTLERIMLQKYYSLYFNDYQQWFEYRRTGLPKLPIADGMVNNKVMPVRFKYPSTVQSSNYENYKKAVESMGGDDINTKVWWEKNNSPILN from the coding sequence ATGAAATCAACTATAAAGAAAATAGCTGTATTAATGATTGCGTTAAGTACAATTAGCGCATCATGTACCTCTGATTTTGAAGAATTGAATAAAGATCCTAACCGCATTGATAAAATTAGTCCGGGAACTTTACTTAACCCGATTATTTACAATTTGGCAAGCTTTAATACTGCCCGAAGCGATGACTTTACCTTTGAATTAATGCAAGTAGCTTTGCCTTACCCGAGTGCTTCAGGAGGCGTACATCGCTACAATGTTTCAGAAGCGGCAGGCAATTCAACCTGGAAAACTTACTATCAATGGTTGGTGAATACCAAAGAGATGTTGGCTGCGGCTGAGTCGTCTCAGGATAATAACTACAAAGCCATTGCCTTAACACTGAATTCATGGATTTATTCATTGCTGACAGATTGTTTTGGCGATGTGCCTATGGACGAAGCTGCTCGAGGTGATGAGCTAATTTTTCAACCTAAGTTTAACAAGCAGCAAGAAATCTACACAAAGATTTTAACTGATTTGGAAACTGCAAACGGTTTGTTCGATGTGTCAAAAAAAATGAGCTATGGGGTTGATATTTTGTATGCAAATGATGTGTTGAAATGGCAAAAGTTCTGTAATTCGTTGCGTTTACGTTTGTTACTGCGTGTTTCAAAGCGTGCCGAAATGAACTCATTCATCAAAATGGCAGCCATTATTAATGATGCCGCAAAGTATCCGGTTTTTACTAAAAACGATGATGCTGCAATTTTGAAAATTACGGGTGTAACCCCTAATGTTTCCCCTTGGGGTCGCGCAATTGATTTTACTACTTCCGTTTCGGCTGGAGCTTTCTTTATAGATAACCTTAATAATTTTAAAGATCCGCGTTTAGTCAAGTTAAATACACAGGCCAAAAGTACTGATGGTAAAACCACTATCGGTTACAAGGGCATTCCGAGCGGGTATGCGGGGAATGAATCGCAGTTTAAATATCAACCATCAAACTTAAATATTGCTTTGGTTACGGCTCCAATGATTTCGGTTATTATGAGCTATGCAGAAGTAGAGTTTATTAAGGCTGAATTGGCGCAGCAAGGAAAAACTTCCGGTGATGCTAAAAGTCATTACGAAAAAGGGGTGAAGGCAGCTATTGAGCAGTGGGGAGCTGTAATGCCTGCTGATTATTTTACCAACGCCGAAACATTAATCTATACAGCTTATGATGGAACTCTTGAGCGCATTATGCTTCAAAAGTATTATTCATTGTACTTTAATGATTATCAGCAATGGTTTGAGTATCGTCGTACTGGTTTGCCAAAATTGCCGATAGCCGATGGTATGGTTAATAATAAAGTAATGCCTGTTCGATTTAAATATCCTTCAACTGTACAATCGAGCAACTACGAGAACTATAAGAAAGCGGTTGAATCAATGGGTGGAGATGATATCAATACCAAAGTTTGGTGGGAAAAAAATAATAGTCCGATACTAAATTGA
- a CDS encoding calcineurin-like phosphoesterase C-terminal domain-containing protein, whose product MFRRDFLKNMGLLGAVASLPTVLVNAATTKGSLNDIAAITLKGRVLEQGKGVGGVAVTDGINIVLTDTKGNYQLLSNKTAQFVYISTPSGYKIEHIDWVASFYKPIEKSGAVFNADFNLTKLTKSDHKHQFVVWADPQIQSRSDADQLLNTSAPDLRELVKNYGEDALFHGIGCGDLVFDRFELFADYKKAVAISGIPFFQVLGNHDMDLEGVRSDEQSSATFKQQFGPTYYSFNRGKIHYVVLDDVFFVGAKKKYIGYITENQLSWLEQDLKNVPHGSTVMVALHIPTDSGDKRRNGLMEESMGGVVVNRQQLYNILEPYNVHILSGHTHWNEHVIVNDKLMEHNHGTVCGAWWSGPFCGDGTPNGYGVYEVDGDNVKWYYKSTGKSKDYQLMVHAKGAYKEYADSIMANVWNWDPKWKIEWLEDGVLKGEMQRITGYDPLTVELYQGPAIPAYHKWVEPIKTDHLFIATPSSGAKSITVRATDRFGNVYEQTAQV is encoded by the coding sequence ATGTTTAGAAGAGATTTTCTTAAAAATATGGGTTTGTTGGGTGCTGTTGCCAGTTTACCAACTGTTCTTGTAAATGCTGCTACTACCAAAGGAAGCTTAAATGATATTGCTGCTATTACATTAAAAGGTCGAGTGCTTGAACAAGGCAAGGGAGTTGGTGGAGTTGCAGTTACCGACGGAATTAATATTGTCCTAACTGATACCAAAGGCAACTACCAATTGCTAAGCAATAAAACTGCGCAATTTGTTTATATATCAACGCCATCAGGCTATAAAATTGAACATATTGATTGGGTTGCTAGTTTTTACAAGCCGATTGAAAAAAGTGGAGCTGTTTTTAATGCCGATTTTAATCTTACCAAACTGACAAAGTCTGATCATAAACATCAGTTTGTTGTTTGGGCTGATCCGCAAATTCAGTCCCGGTCAGATGCCGATCAATTATTGAACACTTCGGCACCCGACTTGAGAGAGCTGGTTAAAAATTATGGAGAAGATGCTTTGTTTCATGGTATTGGTTGTGGAGACCTAGTTTTTGATCGTTTTGAACTATTTGCTGATTATAAAAAAGCAGTAGCTATTTCGGGTATTCCTTTCTTTCAAGTGTTAGGTAATCATGATATGGATTTAGAAGGGGTTAGGAGTGATGAACAGTCGTCTGCAACATTTAAACAGCAGTTTGGTCCAACGTATTATTCATTTAACCGGGGTAAAATTCATTACGTGGTTTTAGATGATGTGTTTTTTGTTGGGGCCAAGAAAAAATATATCGGTTATATTACTGAAAATCAGCTAAGCTGGTTAGAACAAGATTTAAAAAATGTCCCACATGGTTCAACCGTTATGGTTGCCCTTCATATTCCAACTGATTCGGGTGATAAACGACGTAATGGATTAATGGAAGAAAGCATGGGTGGGGTTGTGGTTAATCGCCAACAGCTATATAATATTCTTGAACCATATAATGTTCATATCTTATCGGGCCATACCCACTGGAATGAGCATGTGATTGTTAATGATAAATTGATGGAGCATAATCACGGTACTGTTTGTGGAGCCTGGTGGAGCGGTCCGTTCTGTGGGGATGGAACGCCAAACGGTTATGGTGTTTATGAGGTTGACGGTGATAATGTTAAATGGTATTATAAGTCGACCGGTAAATCAAAAGATTACCAGCTAATGGTTCACGCAAAAGGTGCTTATAAAGAATATGCCGATAGTATTATGGCTAATGTTTGGAATTGGGATCCTAAATGGAAAATTGAATGGTTGGAAGATGGCGTTTTAAAAGGTGAAATGCAGCGCATTACAGGTTATGATCCACTAACTGTTGAGTTGTATCAAGGGCCAGCAATACCGGCTTATCATAAATGGGTGGAACCAATTAAAACAGATCATTTGTTTATAGCAACACCTTCTTCTGGTGCAAAAAGCATAACCGTTAGGGCAACCGATCGTTTTGGAAATGTATATGAGCAAACCGCTCAGGTTTAA
- a CDS encoding DUF6952 family protein: MKIPAIKKLVEAYDLATLQLTEEALMEEQIPSIEVEGDDEGEQLTHILAAIWIKQEMEKTGDAFPQALRAYTSRVRTSIS; encoded by the coding sequence ATGAAAATACCTGCAATAAAAAAGTTAGTTGAGGCTTACGATTTAGCTACCCTACAATTGACTGAAGAGGCATTAATGGAGGAGCAAATACCTTCGATTGAAGTGGAAGGAGATGATGAAGGCGAACAGCTAACCCATATATTAGCCGCTATCTGGATTAAACAGGAAATGGAAAAAACAGGTGATGCATTCCCACAGGCTCTGCGTGCTTACACTTCCAGAGTTCGTACTTCTATAAGTTAA
- a CDS encoding SusC/RagA family TonB-linked outer membrane protein, producing the protein MILFLIGFISNVKAQVATISGTVTDKNGPLPGVTVSIKGSKVGTATDINGSYSLKLTAGLSQLNSTIEFKSIGYNTIEKPLNGDTTISVVMNEEEKILGEVVVTALGIKREDKALGYAAQSINSKQVTEARSNNWVSSLSGKVAGLNLISTGSGPLNSTRITLRGDNSLNPNGNNALIVLDGVPMSSSMTSAGVTNAYGAGSGNDVPIDFGNGVSDINPDDIEAITVLKGASATALYGSRAANGALIITTKSGARKNKGLGVTVSSNTSFNDVLKWPDYQHEYGQGVGKTLTPAKDLYYSYGATADGASTGGTSSAFGPKFNGQSYFQYNPATQAGGVDRVLWQPYKNNISDFWRTGSTITNSISLEGGNEKGSARASLTHTKNNWIMPNTGFKRITAAVSLNYNVSEKLKIASKVNYTNKQSDNLPATGYNNQSISYFMIFQNPNVDLSWYAPRWKNGKYEVDQIHPFSTFIDNPYVIAYEMTNKMNNNQVVGNVSATYEFSPKLNLMVRSGIDMNNETRAQQRPFSTANFQNGYFKQQNISNYEVNTDGLLTYKDKFLSIVDLTASVGGNTMSRKYNGVNGYVDGLVIPGIYKLSNGINSPTMSTNIQNKMVNSLYGMASLGYKGKIYLDFTGRNDWSSALPIQNNSFFYPSVSSSFILNELFKLPMEVSFAKLRVSAAQVGNDTNPYKTSKYYGASEFPGSGSVSTTLYNVNFKPELTTSYEAGLDVRMFGGQLGIDATVYNNYTQNQILDVPLEPSTGYFAAVLNAGKVRNQGVELMLNVKPFDKAFKWSSTITWAKNKNKVLELAEGMIDQQVIGYGGNATLIAKVGGSTGDIYGFGFLRSPEGKVIYGTDGLPARPDEIQYIGNAYADWKGGFSNEFAYKNFRLSILVDGQYGGLIYSQTHHKMSEQGKLKHTLVGREEGYIIGDGVVKNADGAYAPNTTKVAVGYYYADYYRRANVEANSFDASFLKLREVRLEYNLPKKWLNKVFVNQASVALYGRDLAMATNFPMFDPETAALNGSTILPGVEMGQLPTPRTFGMNLTLKF; encoded by the coding sequence ATGATTCTATTCTTAATAGGATTTATAAGTAATGTTAAGGCGCAGGTTGCAACCATCTCAGGTACTGTTACCGACAAGAATGGCCCATTGCCGGGTGTTACTGTTTCAATTAAAGGATCGAAAGTGGGAACAGCGACTGATATAAACGGTTCGTATTCATTAAAACTTACTGCCGGGTTAAGTCAGTTGAACTCAACTATTGAGTTTAAAAGTATTGGTTACAATACAATTGAAAAACCATTAAATGGGGATACCACAATTAGTGTGGTAATGAATGAAGAAGAAAAGATACTAGGTGAAGTTGTTGTTACTGCATTAGGAATCAAGCGCGAGGACAAGGCATTAGGTTATGCAGCCCAATCTATTAACTCAAAACAGGTGACTGAGGCCCGTTCAAATAACTGGGTAAGTTCGTTATCTGGTAAGGTAGCAGGGTTAAATTTGATCTCAACCGGTTCTGGTCCATTAAATTCAACACGTATCACTTTACGTGGCGACAACTCGCTAAACCCTAATGGAAATAATGCACTGATCGTATTGGATGGGGTGCCCATGAGTAGCAGTATGACAAGTGCTGGGGTAACCAACGCTTATGGCGCGGGCTCTGGTAATGATGTTCCAATTGACTTTGGGAATGGTGTTTCAGATATCAATCCAGATGATATTGAAGCTATAACAGTGCTAAAAGGAGCTAGTGCTACTGCACTTTATGGAAGCAGGGCAGCTAATGGGGCCTTGATTATTACAACCAAGTCGGGTGCTCGTAAAAATAAAGGCTTAGGTGTTACAGTAAGCTCAAATACCAGTTTTAACGATGTGTTAAAATGGCCTGATTACCAACATGAATATGGTCAGGGAGTAGGAAAAACACTTACCCCGGCTAAAGATTTATATTATTCCTATGGAGCAACAGCTGATGGAGCAAGTACCGGAGGAACAAGTAGTGCTTTTGGTCCGAAATTTAATGGGCAGTCTTATTTTCAGTATAATCCAGCAACACAAGCCGGAGGTGTGGATCGCGTCCTATGGCAACCTTATAAAAATAATATAAGCGACTTTTGGAGAACCGGATCAACAATTACCAATAGCATTTCTTTAGAAGGAGGAAATGAAAAGGGATCGGCACGAGCTTCATTAACGCATACCAAAAATAACTGGATAATGCCAAATACCGGTTTTAAGCGTATTACGGCTGCTGTGAGTTTGAACTATAATGTTTCAGAGAAGTTGAAAATAGCTTCAAAGGTGAACTATACCAATAAGCAGAGTGATAACTTACCGGCAACAGGTTACAACAATCAGTCTATTTCGTATTTCATGATTTTCCAAAACCCAAATGTTGATTTGTCATGGTATGCACCTCGTTGGAAAAATGGAAAATATGAAGTTGATCAAATCCACCCGTTCAGTACGTTTATTGATAACCCTTATGTAATTGCGTACGAGATGACCAACAAAATGAATAATAATCAGGTAGTTGGTAATGTGTCGGCAACGTATGAGTTTTCTCCTAAGTTAAACTTAATGGTGCGTTCGGGTATTGATATGAATAATGAAACCCGTGCTCAGCAACGTCCGTTTAGTACGGCAAACTTCCAAAATGGATACTTCAAACAGCAGAATATCTCAAATTATGAGGTGAATACTGACGGCTTGTTAACCTATAAAGATAAATTCTTGTCAATAGTTGATCTAACAGCATCTGTAGGGGGCAACACAATGAGTCGTAAATATAATGGTGTTAATGGTTATGTTGATGGATTAGTAATTCCAGGAATATACAAACTTTCTAATGGTATTAACTCACCAACTATGTCAACCAATATTCAAAATAAAATGGTTAACAGTTTGTATGGTATGGCATCGTTGGGGTATAAGGGTAAGATATACTTAGATTTTACCGGACGCAATGATTGGTCCAGTGCGTTACCAATACAGAATAACTCATTCTTCTATCCTTCAGTAAGTTCAAGCTTTATTCTGAACGAGCTTTTTAAGCTTCCGATGGAAGTTTCATTTGCTAAGTTGCGAGTGTCTGCTGCTCAAGTAGGAAATGATACTAATCCGTATAAAACTAGTAAATATTATGGAGCAAGTGAGTTTCCTGGTTCCGGTTCAGTTTCAACTACCTTATACAATGTCAACTTTAAGCCAGAACTAACAACAAGTTATGAAGCAGGTTTAGATGTTCGGATGTTTGGTGGCCAACTAGGGATAGATGCAACAGTGTATAATAACTACACTCAAAATCAAATTCTTGATGTGCCTTTGGAGCCATCGACCGGTTACTTTGCGGCGGTTCTAAACGCTGGAAAAGTTAGAAATCAGGGTGTTGAGTTAATGTTGAATGTAAAACCTTTTGATAAAGCATTTAAATGGTCTAGTACAATAACTTGGGCGAAAAATAAAAATAAAGTGCTTGAGCTGGCAGAAGGAATGATTGATCAACAGGTAATAGGTTATGGAGGAAATGCTACGTTGATTGCTAAGGTTGGTGGCTCAACAGGAGATATCTATGGCTTTGGTTTTTTACGTTCTCCAGAAGGTAAAGTTATTTATGGTACAGATGGATTGCCTGCCCGTCCTGACGAAATACAATACATCGGTAATGCTTACGCCGATTGGAAAGGTGGATTCTCCAACGAATTCGCCTACAAAAACTTCCGTTTAAGTATTTTGGTTGATGGTCAGTATGGCGGATTGATTTACTCCCAAACTCACCATAAAATGAGTGAGCAAGGTAAATTAAAGCATACTTTGGTGGGTCGTGAAGAGGGTTATATTATTGGAGATGGAGTTGTGAAGAATGCTGATGGAGCCTATGCTCCTAACACTACCAAAGTCGCCGTTGGTTACTACTATGCTGATTATTATCGTCGAGCAAACGTTGAAGCTAACTCATTTGACGCTTCATTCTTGAAATTAAGAGAAGTAAGGTTAGAATATAATCTGCCCAAAAAATGGTTAAACAAAGTGTTTGTAAACCAGGCTAGTGTTGCACTTTATGGTCGTGATTTAGCCATGGCCACAAACTTCCCAATGTTCGATCCCGAAACTGCCGCATTAAACGGTTCAACAATTTTGCCAGGTGTTGAAATGGGACAATTACCCACTCCGCGTACGTTTGGTATGAACCTTACATTGAAATTCTAA